One window of Bacteroidales bacterium genomic DNA carries:
- the pdxB gene encoding 4-phosphoerythronate dehydrogenase PdxB, with the protein MKIVADHKIPFLAGALEDRARVEYLPGSEISRKQLLDADALIIRTRTRCNRELLEGTSIRFIASATIGYDHIDTSYCTENGIGWTNAPGCNSSSVEQYVVSALLWLAVHRRFELRGLSLGVIGVGNVGSKVAHAGRTLGMKVLLYDPPRTRAEGSAEFVTLEELKEKSDIISLHVPLNKGGVDNTFHMVDREFISSLNKGTILLNSSRGAVVDEEALPEGIREGILSDVILDVYENEPDVNRDLLDILTLATPHIAGYSLDGKANGTTMSVRSLSRFFDLGLDLWAPDGIPAPDHPEILADAGDSRLTELLWDIYRKGYDIGLDDQRFRNSPDHFEILRGDYPFRREPPAFAVRLFQGYPELRGILEELGFDVLSDQCM; encoded by the coding sequence ATTAAGATAGTTGCCGACCATAAAATCCCTTTCCTGGCAGGGGCGCTGGAGGACAGAGCCAGGGTGGAGTATCTTCCCGGTAGTGAGATTTCCCGGAAGCAGCTCCTGGATGCCGATGCTTTAATTATACGGACGCGTACCCGGTGTAACAGAGAGCTGCTGGAAGGGACCTCAATCAGGTTTATTGCATCGGCTACCATCGGTTACGATCATATCGATACCTCCTATTGCACGGAGAACGGGATCGGCTGGACCAATGCCCCGGGCTGCAACTCCTCTTCGGTGGAGCAGTATGTGGTCTCTGCCCTGCTCTGGCTGGCAGTCCATCGCCGCTTCGAGCTCAGGGGACTTTCCTTGGGGGTCATCGGTGTCGGGAATGTGGGAAGCAAAGTAGCCCATGCAGGCAGGACGCTTGGAATGAAAGTGCTGCTTTATGATCCACCCCGCACGCGGGCAGAGGGCAGTGCGGAGTTTGTCACTCTGGAGGAGTTGAAGGAAAAATCGGATATTATCAGCCTGCATGTTCCTCTGAACAAAGGGGGCGTGGATAACACCTTCCATATGGTGGACAGGGAGTTTATTTCTTCCCTGAATAAAGGGACCATCCTGCTTAATTCTTCCCGAGGAGCCGTGGTGGATGAGGAGGCACTTCCGGAAGGGATCCGTGAGGGAATATTATCCGATGTGATCCTGGATGTATATGAAAACGAACCGGACGTTAACAGGGACCTGCTGGATATCCTTACACTGGCAACCCCGCATATCGCAGGTTATTCGCTGGATGGAAAGGCCAATGGCACCACCATGTCGGTTCGTTCCCTCAGCCGATTCTTTGATCTGGGACTGGATTTGTGGGCCCCTGACGGTATCCCCGCTCCGGACCATCCGGAGATACTTGCCGATGCTGGTGATTCCAGGCTTACAGAGCTCTTATGGGATATATACAGAAAAGGCTATGATATTGGTCTGGACGATCAACGCTTCAGGAACTCTCCGGATCACTTTGAGATCTTACGGGGCGATTACCCCTTTCGACGGGAACCGCCTGCCTTTGCGGTCCGGCTGTTCCAGGGATATCCTGAGTTAAGAGGCATCCTGGAGGAACTGGGATTTGATGTCCTGTCGGATCAGTGTATGTGA
- a CDS encoding lactate racemase domain-containing protein: protein MIYFEQGAPGEVLTDRTIAKALTGVFQKIGPRKRVLAVPPDITRVHSMAGRMTEIAWEYFGRHLTDVLPALGTHRAMTGEEISRMYGAVPPSLFRIHDWRKDVVTLGEVPPSFIETVSEGRVSYSWPAQVNRLLSEGGHDLILSIGQVVPHEVTGMANYNKNIFVGTGGPEGINKSHYLGAAFGMERIMGRASTPVREVLNYASDHFAAGLPIVYILSVVGRNHSGDLVVRGLFIGDDEECFLKASALSLKVNFQMLEEPLSKVVVYLEPGEFKSTWLGNKSIYRTRMAMADGGELLVLAPGLKEFGEDAEIDRLIRKYAYRTTPEILQAVEENSDLKQNLSAAAHLIHGSTEGRFHVTYCPGHLSRQEIEAVNYGFAELEETWARYNPRIMRDGFNIMPDGEQVYYISNPALGLWAWKDKFKTKDDD, encoded by the coding sequence ATGATCTATTTTGAACAGGGCGCACCCGGTGAGGTGCTCACAGACCGGACGATCGCAAAGGCTCTGACCGGTGTATTTCAAAAAATCGGTCCCAGGAAGAGGGTTCTGGCCGTGCCGCCTGATATAACCAGGGTTCACAGTATGGCAGGGCGGATGACCGAGATCGCCTGGGAGTATTTCGGCAGACACCTGACCGATGTGCTTCCGGCCCTGGGCACACACCGGGCCATGACCGGGGAGGAGATCAGCCGGATGTATGGGGCGGTGCCCCCATCCTTATTCAGGATTCACGATTGGCGAAAGGATGTCGTTACCCTGGGAGAGGTGCCCCCCTCCTTTATTGAAACAGTTTCGGAGGGGAGGGTCAGCTATTCCTGGCCTGCACAGGTCAACAGGCTCCTGTCGGAGGGCGGGCACGACCTGATCCTGTCCATCGGGCAGGTGGTCCCCCATGAGGTGACAGGAATGGCCAATTACAATAAGAATATTTTTGTTGGGACCGGCGGGCCGGAAGGGATCAACAAGAGCCATTACCTGGGAGCTGCTTTCGGGATGGAGCGAATTATGGGCCGGGCCTCAACGCCGGTCAGGGAAGTGCTGAACTATGCTTCGGACCATTTTGCTGCTGGACTTCCCATTGTTTATATTCTTTCAGTGGTGGGCCGGAACCACTCCGGTGATCTGGTGGTACGCGGACTCTTTATCGGGGATGATGAAGAGTGTTTTTTGAAAGCCTCCGCACTCTCCCTGAAGGTCAATTTCCAGATGCTGGAGGAACCCCTTTCCAAGGTGGTGGTATACCTGGAGCCCGGTGAATTTAAAAGTACCTGGCTGGGAAACAAGAGTATATACAGGACGCGGATGGCCATGGCCGATGGCGGAGAGTTGCTGGTTCTGGCACCCGGCCTGAAAGAGTTTGGCGAAGATGCTGAAATAGACCGGCTGATCCGGAAATACGCCTATCGGACCACTCCGGAAATATTACAAGCCGTGGAAGAGAACAGCGATCTGAAGCAGAATCTGAGTGCAGCGGCTCACCTGATCCACGGGTCCACGGAGGGGAGGTTTCATGTAACTTACTGCCCCGGTCATTTATCAAGGCAGGAGATCGAAGCGGTAAACTACGGCTTTGCTGAGCTGGAGGAGACATGGGCCCGTTATAATCCCCGGATCATGAGAGATGGATTTAATATCATGCCCGACGGCGAGCAGGTATACTATATCTCAAATCCTGCACTGGGATTATGGGCCTGGAAGGATAAGTTCAAAACGAAGGATGATGATTAA
- a CDS encoding SDR family oxidoreductase yields the protein MEHPALLGLRNKICVITGGGGVLGTSMARGLAAAGVITVILDIDEGAAKKAASGITAELGIRSYGFRADVLDRNSLDKVREKIRRELGEIDILINGAGGNSPKATTLLEQITVGELDHLEDGFFGLELEGFQKVFQLNFTGTLLPTMVFTRDMVMRQSGVVLNISSMNAYKPLTKIPAYSAAKASINNFTEWLAVHFARVGVRVNAIAPGFFLTNQNRFLLTDEHTGALTPRGEKIIANTPMGVFGAPDDLNGTLLYLVSDMSRFITGICIPVDGGYNAFGGV from the coding sequence ATGGAACATCCGGCATTGCTTGGCTTAAGGAACAAAATATGTGTAATCACGGGAGGCGGCGGAGTGCTGGGGACCTCCATGGCCAGGGGGCTTGCTGCAGCCGGGGTCATTACAGTAATCCTGGACATTGATGAAGGGGCCGCAAAGAAAGCAGCCTCTGGTATTACGGCCGAACTGGGGATCAGAAGTTATGGATTCAGGGCCGATGTGCTGGACAGGAACTCCCTGGATAAGGTGAGAGAAAAAATAAGGAGAGAGCTGGGTGAGATCGATATTCTGATCAACGGAGCAGGCGGGAATTCTCCAAAGGCCACTACCTTACTGGAACAGATTACCGTCGGGGAGCTGGATCATCTGGAGGACGGATTTTTTGGACTGGAACTGGAGGGGTTTCAAAAGGTGTTTCAGCTCAATTTCACGGGAACCCTTCTTCCAACCATGGTTTTTACCAGGGATATGGTCATGCGCCAGAGCGGGGTGGTTCTGAATATCTCCTCCATGAATGCCTATAAGCCGCTCACGAAGATTCCGGCCTATTCGGCAGCCAAAGCATCCATTAATAACTTTACCGAATGGCTGGCGGTCCATTTTGCCAGAGTGGGGGTGAGGGTGAATGCCATAGCACCCGGGTTCTTCCTGACCAATCAGAACCGCTTCCTGCTTACCGATGAACATACAGGCGCTCTGACACCCCGGGGGGAGAAGATTATTGCCAATACTCCCATGGGGGTGTTTGGGGCGCCGGACGATTTGAATGGCACTCTGCTCTATCTCGTATCGGATATGAGCCGTTTTATTACCGGAATCTGTATCCCGGTGGACGGGGGATACAACGCATTTGGAGGAGTGTAG
- a CDS encoding LacI family DNA-binding transcriptional regulator, with product MAKIRIKDIAEIARVSVGTVDRVIHNRGEVSPSTREKVRKLLQQFDYKPDIAARSLAMKRDIHLAVVMPGVVSDHTFWELPRQGIRQALEALDQNHIHLHPFYFDQVDRESFTAILDRFPYEKAEGVLFAPVFTEESMAFLGRCAAANLPVILFNSLLDSAFVSSFVGQDAYQSGYVAARLVLYGLEPEKDVAIVNLSARKEHYAHIIERERGFRDHFAHLKGKRKHLLSIDLNGADDLMLKEELGRLCAAHDISGLFVTNSRVHKVARFLEETGRDRVRLVGYDLLPENIEYLKLGRIDFLLSQKPEEQAYKGLLSLFNLVVFNRKPEAKQWLPIDIITRENLRFYQTNTSE from the coding sequence ATGGCTAAGATCAGGATCAAGGATATTGCTGAAATTGCCAGGGTTTCCGTGGGAACCGTTGACCGGGTGATCCATAATCGCGGAGAGGTATCTCCTTCCACGCGTGAGAAGGTCCGGAAACTGTTGCAACAGTTCGACTACAAACCCGATATTGCAGCCCGTTCACTGGCCATGAAGCGAGATATCCACCTGGCTGTGGTGATGCCGGGTGTTGTTAGTGATCATACCTTTTGGGAGCTGCCACGACAGGGGATCCGCCAGGCCCTTGAAGCGCTGGACCAAAATCATATACATCTTCACCCTTTTTACTTCGACCAGGTAGACCGGGAGAGTTTTACGGCCATCCTGGATCGTTTTCCTTATGAGAAGGCCGAGGGAGTCCTTTTTGCCCCGGTCTTTACAGAAGAATCCATGGCATTCCTGGGCCGCTGCGCCGCTGCGAATCTTCCGGTGATCCTCTTCAACTCCCTGCTCGACTCTGCCTTTGTAAGCAGTTTTGTAGGGCAGGATGCTTATCAAAGCGGTTACGTAGCTGCCCGGCTGGTCCTTTACGGATTGGAACCAGAAAAGGATGTGGCCATTGTGAATTTGTCTGCCAGAAAGGAGCACTATGCTCACATCATTGAGAGGGAGAGGGGATTCAGAGATCATTTTGCACATTTGAAGGGTAAACGGAAACATCTGCTGAGCATAGATCTGAATGGGGCCGATGACCTTATGCTGAAGGAGGAGCTGGGCAGGCTTTGTGCAGCTCATGATATTTCCGGACTATTTGTGACCAATTCAAGGGTCCATAAGGTGGCCCGTTTCCTGGAAGAAACGGGGCGGGACCGGGTCCGGCTGGTGGGTTATGACCTGCTTCCGGAAAATATCGAATATCTGAAACTGGGACGTATCGACTTCCTGCTTTCTCAAAAGCCTGAAGAACAGGCCTACAAGGGTTTGTTATCCCTGTTTAACCTGGTGGTTTTTAATCGGAAACCTGAAGCGAAACAGTGGCTTCCCATTGATATTATCACCCGTGAAAATCTGCGTTTTTATCAAACTAATACCTCTGAATAG
- a CDS encoding tagaturonate epimerase family protein, with protein MKLEKYSLGIGDRFGQQGPAQLKALIQARDLGIEMVPVWNKSNREHQIVRSSPKDTLLEAETAVRELNWEHPYYVDADHINLKTVDPFLDYANFFTLDVAGSIGSGIKEHELREFLEVASAYAGKLAIPGIKKPFTVSEKQLIKIAGDFLAAVREAEAIYTRIAGSKGADNFIAEISMDEVEEAQTPAELFFILMMISHYEIPAQTIAPKFTGRFNKGVDYEGDVKRFRKEFEENLLVIDFAVKSFGLPPNLKLSVHSGSDKFTIYPVMGELIKKHNAGIHVKTAGTTWLEELVGLAMAGGDALQMAGEIYRSAYERREELCGPYQAVIDIDAATLPDPEEVLHWNSQKFATTLRHIPGHPNYHPGFRQLLHVGYKVAAEMGEVYLTMIRSHGELIGEQVRSNIFERHIQRLF; from the coding sequence ATGAAATTAGAGAAGTACTCCCTGGGAATAGGAGACAGGTTCGGTCAGCAGGGACCTGCCCAGCTAAAGGCCCTGATACAGGCCAGAGACCTGGGAATAGAAATGGTCCCGGTATGGAACAAATCAAACCGCGAACACCAGATCGTACGCTCCTCTCCAAAGGATACCCTCCTGGAGGCGGAGACTGCGGTCAGGGAGCTGAATTGGGAACACCCTTATTATGTGGATGCGGACCATATCAATCTGAAGACGGTGGACCCCTTCCTGGATTATGCCAACTTTTTCACCCTCGATGTGGCCGGTTCTATTGGTTCCGGGATCAAGGAGCATGAACTTAGGGAGTTCCTGGAAGTAGCTTCTGCCTATGCAGGAAAACTTGCCATACCCGGGATAAAGAAACCTTTTACAGTAAGCGAAAAACAGCTGATCAAGATCGCCGGGGATTTCCTGGCAGCGGTTCGTGAAGCGGAAGCCATTTATACCCGTATTGCCGGAAGCAAGGGAGCTGACAACTTTATTGCAGAGATCTCCATGGATGAAGTGGAAGAAGCTCAAACACCCGCTGAGCTGTTTTTCATCCTGATGATGATTAGTCATTATGAAATCCCGGCCCAGACCATCGCCCCGAAATTTACAGGCAGGTTTAACAAGGGGGTTGATTATGAGGGCGATGTTAAACGGTTCAGAAAAGAGTTTGAAGAGAACCTGCTGGTCATCGATTTTGCAGTGAAATCCTTCGGACTGCCACCAAACCTCAAGCTGAGTGTGCATTCGGGAAGTGACAAATTCACCATTTACCCCGTCATGGGTGAGCTGATTAAAAAACATAATGCAGGAATCCATGTGAAAACCGCCGGGACCACCTGGCTCGAGGAGCTCGTCGGACTGGCGATGGCCGGCGGGGATGCCTTGCAGATGGCCGGGGAAATCTATCGCAGTGCCTATGAAAGAAGGGAGGAACTGTGCGGACCTTACCAGGCCGTTATTGATATAGATGCTGCCACGCTGCCCGACCCGGAAGAGGTGCTGCATTGGAACAGTCAAAAATTCGCCACCACCCTCAGGCATATTCCCGGCCATCCCAACTACCATCCTGGCTTCCGTCAGCTGCTGCATGTGGGGTATAAGGTGGCTGCAGAGATGGGAGAGGTCTACCTGACCATGATCCGCTCACATGGCGAATTGATTGGCGAACAGGTAAGGAGCAATATTTTTGAAAGACACATACAAAGATTGTTTTAA
- the uxaC gene encoding glucuronate isomerase — MKKFLDKDFLLESETARRLYHEVAAGMPIIDYHCHLDPGLIAEDAKFENLTQVWLSGDHYKWRAMRANGVEERYCTGDASDEEKFKKWAATVPDTLRNPLYHWTHLELERYFGIRDLLNEESAPFIYQQAGELLQSDSFSVRKLIRKMNVEVICTTDDPVDSLEHHRKIREDGFETRVLPAWRPDKSMAVEDPAAYNLYLDRLEQASDTSISSYMDLLTALQERHDFFHQMGCRLSDHGLEVFHAEEFDHQDIEKIFLKIRKGRALNQLEVERFKSAMLIELAVMDHETGWTQQFHVGAIRNNNSRRFLELGPDTGFDSIGDLLMARSMSRFLDRLDQQNQLTKTIVYNLNPRDNALILTMLNNFNDGLIPGKMQFGSGWWFMDQKYGMTEQLNTLSTLGLLSRFVGMLTDSRSFLSYPRHEYFRRILCNLVGGDVERGEIPNQASLIDNLVKNVCYYNAKEYFALK, encoded by the coding sequence ATGAAGAAGTTTCTGGACAAAGATTTCCTGCTGGAGAGTGAAACAGCCCGAAGGCTCTACCACGAAGTGGCTGCCGGTATGCCCATTATTGACTATCACTGTCACCTGGATCCCGGACTGATTGCAGAAGATGCGAAATTTGAGAACCTGACTCAGGTCTGGTTGTCAGGGGATCATTACAAATGGAGAGCCATGCGTGCCAACGGGGTGGAGGAGCGATACTGCACGGGAGACGCCTCAGATGAGGAAAAATTCAAAAAATGGGCCGCCACGGTTCCCGACACCCTGCGAAACCCGCTTTATCACTGGACACACCTGGAACTGGAGCGCTATTTTGGTATCCGTGATCTGCTGAATGAGGAGAGTGCTCCCTTCATCTACCAGCAGGCAGGGGAATTGCTTCAATCGGATTCTTTCAGTGTGCGCAAGCTGATTCGGAAGATGAATGTGGAAGTGATTTGTACCACCGATGATCCTGTGGACTCTCTGGAGCACCATCGGAAGATCAGAGAGGATGGATTTGAAACCAGGGTACTTCCCGCCTGGAGACCTGACAAGTCTATGGCTGTGGAAGATCCGGCTGCATACAACCTTTACCTGGACAGACTGGAACAGGCTTCAGATACCTCCATTTCCTCCTATATGGATCTGCTGACCGCACTGCAGGAAAGACACGATTTCTTTCACCAGATGGGCTGCCGCCTTTCGGACCACGGTCTGGAAGTCTTCCATGCTGAAGAATTTGACCACCAGGACATTGAAAAGATTTTTCTAAAGATAAGAAAGGGACGAGCCCTGAATCAGCTGGAAGTGGAGCGTTTTAAGTCTGCCATGCTCATCGAACTGGCCGTCATGGATCATGAAACAGGCTGGACCCAGCAGTTTCATGTAGGTGCTATCCGGAATAATAACAGCCGCCGTTTCCTTGAACTGGGTCCCGACACCGGCTTCGATTCCATAGGAGATCTTTTAATGGCCAGGTCCATGTCCAGGTTCCTGGACCGTCTGGACCAGCAAAACCAACTGACAAAAACCATTGTTTACAACCTCAATCCAAGGGACAATGCCCTGATTCTTACCATGCTCAATAATTTCAACGATGGCCTGATTCCCGGGAAAATGCAGTTTGGTTCAGGATGGTGGTTTATGGATCAGAAATATGGAATGACCGAGCAGTTAAACACCCTCTCTACCCTGGGACTGCTTAGCCGGTTTGTGGGAATGCTGACCGATTCCAGAAGCTTTCTCTCCTACCCGCGCCATGAATATTTCCGCAGGATTCTCTGTAACCTTGTGGGTGGAGATGTGGAACGGGGTGAGATCCCGAACCAGGCTTCCCTGATTGATAATCTGGTAAAGAATGTGTGTTATTACAACGCAAAAGAGTATTTTGCGCTGAAGTAA
- a CDS encoding DUF5686 and carboxypeptidase regulatory-like domain-containing protein, giving the protein MVNKTIRSVAVCLLLLLFLIPVRSQGIKGEIRDLNGDPVPFAAIFIKELTRGTTCNALGLFSLPLPEGSYTIFFRSLGYTEVSRNVELGSEFIDLVIELPPQTYMIPEVRISASGEDPAYWIMRKTIGLANYHLNEVLNYQAEIYIKGSALLEKLPRAIARRIEVNNIRVEEGEAYMLESLNEVKFTAPDKYEMRVIASQNTLPGYAENVNPMDYVNASLYQQQIEGIISPLARNAFSYYRFRFDGTFLEGTHIINKIKVTPKRKSLQLCEGYLYVVEDLWSLHSADLSVNTIAGTVKLKQIFANVIMDAWLPVNHQIGVDVDIAGVLASVTYVSSLKYSDVILNPNLPEAYFTSTKGLEEEEELADEEPVSREQEKINELIQKEELTNRDVQRLSRLMEKEAAKSTPEPEGGDLNRTGTTFTVADSAVKNDSLYWNAVRPIPLTPEEHITLKVRDSIIGIQKASVPSGSDTIRSTPHRQKRFRGVLTGRTYTKSRGRLRFTHDGLIDLDRLGYNTVDGLTYGQGFHLNWKPDTMLTMRSFFAAEYAFQRKAPMITWNTDLLYAPLARGKLALYLNYTSSDFNGFSGIPKATNMVYTLFFRENYMKKYEQIDATLYNRIDVANGWELSTSLSYGQQNSLVNHSDFSFFLRNKKDFDPNIPGGLLADDPSLGDFQKLMGLLRMEFTPKQPYEVRTYRKDLRPSPWPTFLLEYRHAFPLENEGWSDFSLLSAGVTHSVETGLLSTLDWSLGSGYFLHKGAMHFSDFRHFKSSPLYIDIAGFEDALMLLDYYEASTSEYWVHADARLTSSYLMLKFLPWFSERLWKESLGVTYLYTPQAPHYIQMGYSLNELFFLMDLGLYVGFQEGAYKGFGARVNFRF; this is encoded by the coding sequence GTGGTTAATAAAACGATCAGATCGGTAGCCGTATGTCTGTTATTGCTGCTCTTTTTGATCCCTGTAAGATCGCAGGGCATAAAGGGCGAGATCCGGGATTTAAACGGTGATCCGGTTCCCTTCGCCGCCATTTTCATCAAGGAGCTGACCAGGGGAACAACCTGTAATGCACTGGGTTTATTCTCCTTACCACTTCCGGAAGGCAGTTACACCATCTTTTTCCGCAGCCTGGGTTATACAGAAGTCTCACGAAACGTTGAGCTTGGTTCGGAATTCATCGACCTGGTTATTGAGCTACCTCCCCAGACTTACATGATCCCGGAGGTCAGGATCAGCGCCTCGGGAGAGGATCCTGCTTACTGGATCATGCGAAAAACCATCGGACTGGCCAATTACCACCTGAATGAGGTGCTGAATTACCAGGCGGAGATTTATATCAAGGGAAGTGCTCTTCTGGAAAAACTGCCCAGGGCCATTGCGCGGAGAATAGAAGTAAATAACATCCGGGTAGAAGAGGGCGAAGCCTATATGCTCGAATCGCTCAACGAAGTGAAGTTTACGGCTCCCGATAAATACGAGATGCGGGTCATTGCTTCGCAAAACACCCTTCCGGGATACGCGGAAAACGTAAATCCCATGGATTATGTGAATGCCAGTCTCTATCAGCAGCAGATAGAAGGGATTATCTCTCCCCTGGCCCGGAACGCCTTTTCCTATTACCGCTTCAGGTTTGACGGGACCTTCCTGGAGGGCACCCATATTATCAACAAGATCAAGGTGACCCCCAAAAGAAAGAGTCTGCAATTATGTGAGGGCTACCTCTACGTGGTGGAGGATCTCTGGAGCCTGCATTCTGCAGATCTTTCTGTAAACACCATTGCAGGAACCGTAAAACTGAAGCAAATTTTTGCCAATGTGATAATGGATGCCTGGCTGCCGGTCAACCACCAGATCGGGGTGGATGTGGATATTGCCGGTGTCCTGGCCAGTGTGACCTATGTTTCCTCACTGAAGTATTCCGATGTTATTCTGAATCCCAACCTCCCTGAGGCCTATTTCACCAGTACAAAAGGGCTTGAAGAGGAAGAAGAACTGGCCGATGAAGAGCCTGTCTCCAGAGAGCAGGAGAAAATCAACGAACTAATTCAAAAGGAGGAGCTGACAAACCGGGATGTGCAACGTCTGTCCAGGCTCATGGAAAAAGAAGCGGCCAAATCCACACCGGAACCGGAGGGTGGTGACCTGAACCGGACCGGCACCACCTTTACGGTGGCTGACAGCGCGGTAAAGAACGATTCCCTCTACTGGAACGCTGTCCGTCCCATTCCGCTTACTCCCGAGGAGCATATTACCCTGAAGGTGAGGGATTCCATCATAGGTATTCAGAAAGCCTCTGTTCCTTCCGGATCTGACACCATCAGATCCACTCCGCACAGGCAGAAAAGATTCCGGGGTGTTCTCACGGGGCGCACTTATACCAAAAGCAGGGGAAGGCTGCGATTTACCCATGACGGACTGATCGACCTGGACCGGCTTGGATACAATACGGTGGACGGGCTCACCTATGGGCAGGGCTTTCATCTGAACTGGAAACCCGATACCATGCTGACTATGCGTTCCTTCTTCGCAGCGGAATATGCTTTCCAAAGAAAGGCTCCCATGATCACCTGGAACACAGACCTTTTATATGCGCCCCTGGCCCGTGGAAAGCTAGCCCTGTACCTGAATTACACCTCCTCTGATTTCAATGGTTTTTCGGGTATTCCAAAGGCCACCAACATGGTTTATACTCTTTTTTTCAGGGAGAATTATATGAAAAAATATGAGCAGATTGATGCCACCCTCTATAACCGGATCGATGTAGCCAATGGATGGGAGCTGAGCACATCGCTTAGCTATGGGCAGCAAAACAGCCTGGTCAATCATAGTGACTTCTCCTTTTTTCTCAGGAACAAAAAGGATTTCGACCCAAACATCCCCGGAGGTCTTCTGGCGGATGACCCCTCACTGGGAGACTTTCAGAAACTGATGGGGCTTTTGCGGATGGAATTCACACCCAAACAGCCTTACGAGGTCCGAACCTACAGAAAGGATCTGCGTCCATCTCCCTGGCCCACCTTCCTGCTCGAATACCGGCATGCCTTTCCCCTGGAAAATGAGGGATGGTCAGATTTCAGCCTGCTTTCAGCAGGAGTGACACATTCCGTCGAAACAGGGCTCTTATCCACCCTGGACTGGTCCCTGGGTTCCGGATACTTCCTCCATAAGGGAGCCATGCATTTTTCTGACTTCCGGCATTTCAAATCAAGTCCCCTCTACATCGATATAGCAGGCTTTGAAGATGCCTTGATGCTTTTGGATTATTACGAAGCCAGTACCTCCGAGTACTGGGTGCATGCAGATGCCAGGCTCACCTCTTCCTACCTGATGCTCAAGTTTCTTCCCTGGTTCAGTGAGCGGCTCTGGAAGGAGTCGCTGGGAGTCACTTATCTTTATACACCGCAGGCCCCTCACTACATTCAGATGGGCTACAGCCTGAACGAACTGTTCTTCCTGATGGATCTGGGCCTCTATGTAGGTTTCCAGGAGGGAGCCTACAAAGGCTTCGGAGCTCGTGTTAATTTCAGGTTTTAG